The Holophagales bacterium genome has a segment encoding these proteins:
- a CDS encoding cobalamin-dependent protein (Presence of a B(12) (cobalamin)-binding domain implies dependence on cobalamin itself, in one of its several forms, or in some unusual lineages, dependence on a cobalamin-like analog.), translating into MTKPTPPNQKLDIERILEGLESYHPPRKGWTWRDVPKGGVDMGPFHFRDMSTPLERSIGLPASKYFDHIDPQPSCVVTTEIASGRFEDDIRRMRMAAWHGADHIMVIRTTGQSHIDGLLEGTPEGIGGVPITRKQIRASRKACDEIEKEVGRPINFHSYVSGVAGPEVAVLFAEEGINGAHQDPQYNVLYRNVNMYRSFVDAAEAKKVMAGARIFQIDGAHNANATAKAGWLVMPELMVQHGFNCAFSVAVGMDKDLIGLSTVPPNSPPAPKLWYDLPYAVALRDFFSDFKMRAQQNTRYIEADIEEAVRTHTVDTLISMLTRADIQSTITPDEGRNVPWHYNNIRGVQTVKQTWAALDGIKELVSLNHDGPLGEMARDLKERAVAFLEEVLEVGGYFAAVEKGFFVDSAKYPERSGDGIARDGNGGVGAGSLVVRDADYLAPVCDHFGTNHVPAGASKPCDPIGGCTLCRPEKIVFIDELDPEDNCDRRLEKTLPYRKGNAIKPEAEWAGDGTVLVQLFVPENEEIAPVYAVEMAKKMGLVDPEVINTMVLHPAEGCFVEVKGKVAFDIDRTTLKIPEKEVILPEQELRDAVKAVGLKVVAGTVGEDEHSVGLREILDIKHGGIEKYGVKYHYLGTSVPIGKLVDAAIETGAHAILISTIISHNDVHRGQMRKLAELCREKGIRDRVVLVAGGTQVNRDMARETGLDATFGRGTKGIHVVNAMVKALRARGAA; encoded by the coding sequence ATGACGAAGCCGACTCCCCCGAACCAGAAGCTCGACATCGAGAGGATCCTCGAGGGTCTCGAGAGCTATCACCCGCCCCGGAAAGGGTGGACCTGGCGCGACGTGCCGAAAGGCGGCGTCGACATGGGCCCCTTCCACTTCCGCGACATGTCGACGCCGCTCGAGAGATCGATCGGACTCCCGGCGAGCAAGTATTTCGACCACATCGACCCTCAGCCCTCCTGCGTCGTGACGACCGAGATCGCCTCGGGCCGCTTCGAGGACGACATTCGCCGGATGCGGATGGCCGCCTGGCACGGCGCCGACCACATCATGGTGATCCGGACGACGGGGCAGAGCCACATCGACGGCCTCCTCGAGGGGACCCCCGAGGGGATCGGCGGCGTGCCGATCACGCGCAAGCAGATCCGCGCGAGCCGCAAGGCGTGCGACGAGATCGAGAAGGAGGTCGGGCGCCCGATCAACTTCCACTCGTACGTCTCCGGCGTCGCCGGGCCCGAGGTCGCCGTCCTCTTCGCCGAGGAGGGGATCAACGGCGCCCACCAGGACCCGCAGTACAACGTCCTCTACCGCAACGTGAACATGTACCGCTCCTTCGTCGACGCGGCGGAGGCGAAGAAGGTCATGGCGGGGGCGCGGATCTTCCAGATCGACGGTGCGCACAACGCGAACGCCACGGCGAAGGCCGGCTGGCTCGTCATGCCCGAGCTGATGGTCCAGCACGGCTTCAACTGCGCGTTCTCCGTCGCCGTCGGGATGGACAAGGACCTCATCGGCCTCTCCACGGTCCCGCCGAACTCCCCGCCGGCGCCGAAGCTCTGGTACGACCTGCCGTATGCCGTCGCCCTGCGCGACTTCTTCAGCGACTTCAAGATGCGGGCGCAGCAGAACACCCGCTACATCGAGGCCGACATCGAGGAGGCCGTGAGGACCCACACGGTCGACACCCTCATCTCGATGCTCACGCGCGCCGACATCCAGAGCACGATCACCCCCGACGAGGGGCGGAACGTGCCGTGGCACTACAACAACATCCGTGGCGTCCAGACGGTGAAGCAGACGTGGGCCGCCCTCGACGGCATCAAGGAGCTCGTCAGCCTCAACCACGACGGGCCGCTCGGCGAGATGGCGCGCGACCTGAAGGAGCGCGCCGTCGCCTTCCTCGAGGAGGTCCTCGAGGTGGGCGGCTACTTCGCGGCCGTGGAGAAGGGCTTCTTCGTCGACTCGGCCAAGTACCCCGAGCGCAGCGGCGACGGCATCGCGCGCGACGGCAACGGCGGCGTCGGCGCGGGCTCCCTCGTCGTCCGCGACGCGGACTACCTGGCCCCCGTCTGCGACCACTTCGGGACGAACCACGTCCCGGCGGGCGCGTCGAAGCCGTGCGACCCGATCGGCGGCTGCACGCTCTGCCGCCCGGAGAAGATCGTCTTCATCGACGAGCTCGACCCCGAGGACAACTGCGACAGGCGCCTCGAGAAGACTCTTCCTTACCGGAAGGGAAATGCAATCAAGCCCGAGGCCGAGTGGGCGGGCGACGGGACGGTCCTCGTCCAGCTCTTCGTCCCCGAGAACGAGGAGATCGCTCCCGTCTACGCCGTCGAGATGGCGAAGAAGATGGGCCTCGTCGACCCCGAGGTCATCAACACGATGGTCCTCCACCCGGCGGAGGGGTGCTTCGTCGAGGTGAAGGGGAAGGTCGCGTTCGACATCGACCGGACGACGCTGAAGATTCCGGAGAAAGAAGTGATCCTCCCCGAGCAGGAGCTCCGAGATGCCGTGAAGGCCGTCGGCCTCAAGGTCGTCGCCGGGACCGTCGGCGAGGACGAGCACAGCGTTGGCCTGCGCGAGATCCTCGACATCAAGCACGGCGGCATCGAGAAGTACGGCGTGAAGTACCACTACCTCGGGACGTCGGTGCCCATCGGCAAGCTCGTCGACGCCGCCATCGAGACGGGCGCGCACGCCATCCTGATCTCCACGATCATCAGTCACAACGACGTCCACCGGGGCCAGATGAGGAAGCTCGCCGAGCTCTGCCGCGAGAAGGGGATCCGCGACCGCGTCGTCCTCGTCGCCGGCGGTACCCAGGTGAACCGCGACATGGCCAGGGAGACCGGCCTCGACGCGACGTTCGGCCGCGGGACGAAGGGAATCCACGTCGTGAACGCCATGGTCAAGGCGCTCCGGGCGCGGGGCGCCGCCTGA
- the alr gene encoding alanine racemase — MSLLYATHARIHLGNIRDNLRAIRAAVGPERKVLVAVKANGYGHGAVEVSRMAEATGTADWLGVANVPEGLQLREAGLRLPILKLGVTFPWEMRTAIEAGLTLAVCSREEAEALAAVVAEANRPASVHLKVDTGMGRIGVSPAEAPELARLIVGLPGVVLDGVFTHLPVSDAADVTWTREQILRFRTTAGLVQEAAGRRLLVHCANSGAVLGHDSAWLDMVRPGIMVYGFRPDPETPATIPLKPGMSLLTRVSFVKPVARGTSIGYGRTWVAPADTNVATIPAGYADGFNRLFSNRGRVLIGGRSYPLVGRVCMDQSMVDLGPETDVKVGDEVVLMGPSGELEIPCEEWAAKLGTITYEVTCQVNPRVVRVFDPY; from the coding sequence ATGAGCCTCCTCTATGCCACGCACGCGCGCATCCACCTCGGGAACATCCGGGACAACCTCCGGGCCATCCGTGCCGCCGTCGGTCCGGAGCGGAAGGTCCTCGTCGCCGTGAAGGCGAACGGCTACGGCCACGGTGCCGTCGAGGTCTCGCGGATGGCGGAAGCGACCGGCACGGCCGATTGGCTCGGCGTGGCGAACGTGCCCGAGGGGCTCCAGCTTCGCGAGGCGGGACTCAGGCTCCCGATCCTCAAGCTCGGAGTCACGTTTCCGTGGGAGATGAGGACCGCGATCGAGGCGGGCCTCACGCTCGCCGTCTGTTCGCGGGAAGAGGCCGAGGCGCTCGCCGCAGTGGTGGCCGAAGCGAACCGGCCGGCCTCGGTCCACCTGAAGGTCGACACGGGAATGGGTCGCATCGGCGTCAGCCCCGCGGAGGCTCCCGAGCTGGCGCGGCTCATCGTCGGCCTGCCCGGCGTCGTCCTCGATGGGGTATTCACCCATCTCCCCGTGAGCGACGCGGCGGACGTCACCTGGACGCGCGAGCAGATCCTCCGCTTCCGCACCACGGCGGGCCTCGTCCAGGAGGCCGCCGGGCGGCGGCTCCTCGTCCACTGCGCGAACTCCGGCGCCGTCCTCGGCCACGACTCCGCCTGGCTCGACATGGTGCGGCCCGGAATCATGGTCTACGGTTTCCGCCCCGACCCCGAGACGCCCGCGACCATCCCCCTGAAGCCGGGGATGAGCCTCCTCACCCGCGTCTCGTTCGTGAAGCCGGTCGCGCGCGGCACCTCCATCGGCTACGGCCGCACCTGGGTCGCTCCCGCCGACACGAACGTCGCCACGATCCCCGCGGGCTACGCGGACGGTTTCAACCGACTCTTCTCGAACCGCGGCCGCGTCCTCATCGGCGGCCGGAGCTACCCCCTCGTCGGCCGCGTCTGCATGGACCAGAGCATGGTCGACCTCGGGCCCGAGACGGACGTGAAGGTCGGCGACGAGGTCGTCCTGATGGGCCCCAGCGGCGAGCTGGAGATCCCCTGCGAGGAGTGGGCCGCCAAGCTCGGAACCATCACCTACGAGGTCACCTGCCAGGTGAACCCCAGGGTTGTCCGGGTCTTCGACCCTTACTGA
- a CDS encoding glutamate mutase L, whose product MRRIEILTLEVGSTITKANGFVRLPGGGFDHVAQGFAPTSVAEGDVGVGVDAALAHLATTSGLDPAGAETFVNSSAAGGLRMTVHGLTLSMTARAAREAALGAGGIVKMVTAGELDDFELDEIREIRPNLILLAGGVDFGEKGIVLRNAEKLASLARGGFSVPVLYAGNAALRKPVEELFRAAGVELHVAENVFPDVDVLNVEPLRRLVHEAFNRHIVHAPGMARLGSLTRHGILPTPGAVLRAAELFAEVAGDCLVFDVGGATTDVHSVTEGGAEWHSRLVEPEPRAKRTVEGDLGVYVNARHVVELSGELMAEAHLDDLAALPATEREKALTRWLCEKAVAIGARRHAGVVSDIYTPTGRRQVVKGKDLTAVKWVVATGGALTKVERAAECLRAVCTGAGKHLLPDSSATILVDAEYRFSALGTLAHAYPDDVRATFRRWIDAQAASA is encoded by the coding sequence ATGAGACGGATCGAGATCCTGACGCTCGAGGTCGGCTCGACGATCACGAAGGCGAACGGCTTCGTGCGCCTCCCCGGCGGCGGCTTCGACCACGTCGCCCAGGGCTTCGCCCCGACGAGCGTCGCCGAGGGGGACGTCGGTGTCGGCGTCGATGCGGCGCTCGCCCATCTCGCCACGACCTCCGGTCTCGACCCGGCCGGGGCCGAGACCTTCGTGAACAGCTCGGCGGCCGGGGGCCTCCGGATGACCGTCCACGGCCTGACGCTCTCGATGACGGCGCGCGCGGCGCGCGAGGCGGCCCTCGGCGCCGGCGGCATCGTGAAGATGGTGACGGCGGGGGAGCTCGACGACTTCGAGCTGGACGAGATCCGCGAGATCCGCCCGAACCTCATCCTCCTCGCAGGCGGTGTCGATTTCGGCGAGAAGGGAATCGTCCTCAGGAACGCCGAGAAGCTCGCGAGCCTCGCCCGAGGCGGTTTCTCCGTGCCCGTCCTCTACGCCGGCAATGCCGCGCTCCGAAAGCCGGTCGAAGAGCTCTTCCGCGCGGCGGGCGTCGAGCTCCACGTCGCCGAGAACGTCTTCCCCGACGTCGACGTCCTCAACGTCGAGCCGCTCCGCCGCCTCGTCCACGAGGCCTTCAACCGCCACATCGTCCACGCGCCCGGTATGGCGCGGCTCGGCAGCCTCACGCGGCACGGGATCCTCCCGACGCCCGGTGCGGTCCTTCGGGCCGCCGAGCTCTTCGCCGAGGTCGCGGGCGACTGCCTCGTCTTCGACGTCGGCGGCGCCACGACCGACGTCCACAGCGTGACGGAAGGGGGCGCCGAGTGGCACTCCCGCCTCGTCGAGCCGGAGCCCCGCGCCAAGCGGACCGTCGAGGGAGACCTCGGCGTCTACGTCAACGCCCGGCACGTCGTCGAGCTGTCGGGCGAGCTGATGGCCGAAGCGCACCTCGACGACCTCGCGGCGCTGCCCGCCACCGAGCGCGAGAAGGCGCTCACCCGCTGGCTCTGCGAGAAGGCGGTCGCCATCGGCGCGCGCCGGCACGCCGGCGTCGTCTCCGACATCTACACCCCCACCGGCCGCCGGCAGGTCGTGAAGGGAAAGGACCTGACCGCCGTGAAGTGGGTCGTCGCGACCGGTGGCGCGCTCACGAAGGTGGAGCGGGCCGCCGAGTGCCTGCGCGCCGTCTGCACCGGTGCCGGGAAGCACCTGCTTCCCGACTCGTCGGCCACGATCCTCGTCGACGCCGAGTACCGCTTCAGCGCTCTCGGCACGCTCGCCCACGCCTACCCCGACGACGTCCGCGCGACCTTCCGCCGGTGGATCGACGCGCAGGCGGCATCGGCATAG
- a CDS encoding pyridoxal-phosphate dependent enzyme gives MKGTSYAAVLSRKNEIMKASLGIDFDTYVSSPVAFDYERMMAETGYTLDDIVRIQSETKVGGTPLHELTRLTEAVRAFAGPGKGARIFVKDEAANASGSFKARRASISAYEAKKRGYAGVIAATSGNYGAGVASQAAMRDLKCIILQEVFDSRGVGQPEILEKSRACEAYGAEVQRLSVGPELFYVLLRTLEETGFFNASLYTPFGIRGVETLGVEIARQVRERAGKDPDAVVITHAGGGNLTGTARGLLAEGCTDTRIVACSVDLAGLHMASDGDFNRKSFTTGHTGFGVPFATWPDRVDVPRNAARSLRYMDEYQLVSQGEVFYVTELMTKLEGLERGPAGNTSLTAAVTLARQMDRDQIVVVQETEYTGAGKHHNRQLSFARENGIEVRVGDPAENVPGKTIVLPERLEQVRGRVQDMDKLRTSYLKNAAKLYPAEKWTDGDVAFLAADLKKDPAWVRQAVPALA, from the coding sequence ATGAAGGGCACGAGCTACGCCGCCGTCCTCTCCCGCAAGAACGAGATCATGAAGGCGAGCCTCGGGATCGACTTCGACACCTACGTGTCGAGCCCGGTCGCCTTCGACTACGAGCGGATGATGGCCGAGACCGGCTACACCCTCGATGACATCGTCCGGATCCAGTCCGAGACGAAGGTCGGCGGGACGCCTCTCCACGAGCTGACGCGCCTCACCGAGGCCGTCCGCGCCTTCGCCGGGCCCGGCAAGGGAGCGCGGATCTTCGTCAAGGACGAGGCGGCGAACGCGTCCGGCTCCTTCAAGGCCCGCCGGGCCTCGATCAGTGCATACGAGGCGAAGAAGAGAGGTTACGCGGGGGTCATCGCCGCGACGAGCGGCAACTACGGCGCGGGTGTCGCGAGCCAGGCGGCGATGCGCGACCTGAAGTGCATCATCCTGCAGGAGGTCTTCGACAGCCGCGGCGTCGGCCAGCCGGAGATCCTCGAGAAGTCGCGGGCCTGCGAGGCCTACGGAGCCGAGGTCCAGCGCCTCTCGGTCGGGCCGGAGCTCTTCTACGTCCTTCTGCGGACGCTCGAGGAGACCGGCTTCTTCAACGCGAGCCTCTACACGCCGTTCGGCATCCGCGGGGTCGAGACGCTCGGCGTCGAGATCGCCCGGCAGGTGCGCGAACGCGCCGGGAAGGACCCGGACGCCGTCGTCATCACCCACGCCGGCGGCGGGAACCTCACCGGCACGGCGCGCGGCCTCCTGGCCGAGGGGTGCACGGACACCCGCATCGTCGCCTGCTCGGTCGACCTCGCGGGCCTGCACATGGCCTCCGACGGCGACTTCAACCGCAAGAGCTTCACCACCGGGCACACCGGCTTCGGCGTCCCCTTCGCCACGTGGCCCGACCGCGTCGACGTCCCGCGCAACGCGGCGCGGAGCCTGCGCTACATGGACGAGTACCAGCTCGTCAGCCAGGGCGAGGTCTTCTACGTCACCGAGCTGATGACGAAGCTCGAGGGGCTCGAGCGCGGCCCCGCGGGAAACACGAGCCTCACGGCGGCCGTGACCCTCGCGAGGCAGATGGACCGCGACCAGATCGTCGTCGTCCAGGAGACCGAGTACACGGGCGCCGGCAAGCACCACAACCGCCAGCTCTCCTTCGCGCGGGAGAACGGCATCGAGGTGCGCGTCGGCGACCCGGCGGAGAACGTGCCGGGGAAGACGATCGTCCTTCCCGAGAGGCTGGAGCAGGTACGGGGCCGGGTCCAGGACATGGACAAGCTCCGGACCTCTTACCTGAAGAACGCCGCGAAGCTGTACCCGGCGGAGAAGTGGACCGACGGCGACGTCGCCTTCCTTGCCGCCGACCTCAAGAAGGACCCGGCCTGGGTTCGCCAGGCGGTCCCGGCCCTCGCCTGA
- a CDS encoding zf-HC2 domain-containing protein, with product MTAPHPDDFTLLVLLEGEMSEMDAARLKRHLSTCPACTSAFREIEKLDRTLKSTLPTLEEALAEPELPEGDPFRCRPDCTRLGRRPPIAGDDAIHEVFAASRDAAEVKSRLLGAAAAPEEDLREALADLDLLALRDRYGLGYALDDALYNMVEGPARWARFGRASADTVLAARAEGRALDAPAERAFPLDDLLGLSLLVQGTACNWTGEFLRGGRDLRRAYGAFARGSVSERRLASVELVEAQRRAFLDRAEEALHLADRARGTFQALGLEDEAAKAGGAHATALSYLDRDEEAIAEFRALLPVLSSHERWNTYVSTLNGIGACLLRLGARKLRREYARALRLVNREARPAVHSFIRANLARTLYQGGRFAEAARAFGAAATLFATQGATADELQMSLFQVEALSHPAPRGAARRFEDVGEVLRASNAVDSDILRSLEAALAGDIPDVDLVATLRSRAERQIATRLRRAV from the coding sequence ATGACCGCCCCCCATCCCGACGACTTCACCCTCCTCGTCCTCCTCGAGGGCGAAATGTCGGAGATGGACGCCGCGCGGCTGAAGCGGCACCTCTCCACCTGCCCGGCCTGCACTTCGGCCTTCCGCGAGATCGAGAAGCTCGACCGGACGCTCAAGTCGACTCTCCCCACGCTCGAGGAGGCGCTGGCCGAGCCCGAGCTCCCGGAGGGCGACCCGTTTCGCTGCCGTCCCGACTGCACCCGCCTCGGGCGGCGCCCGCCGATCGCCGGTGACGACGCCATTCACGAGGTCTTCGCGGCAAGCCGCGACGCCGCCGAGGTCAAGAGCCGCCTCCTGGGCGCGGCGGCCGCTCCGGAAGAGGACCTCCGCGAGGCCCTCGCCGACCTCGATCTCCTCGCCCTGCGCGACCGCTACGGCCTCGGCTACGCTCTCGACGACGCCCTCTACAACATGGTCGAAGGCCCCGCCCGCTGGGCCCGCTTCGGCCGTGCCTCCGCCGACACCGTCCTGGCCGCCCGGGCCGAAGGCCGTGCCCTCGACGCCCCCGCCGAGCGCGCCTTTCCCCTCGACGACCTGCTGGGCCTCTCCCTCCTCGTCCAGGGCACCGCCTGCAACTGGACCGGCGAGTTCTTGCGAGGAGGCCGCGACCTCCGCCGGGCCTACGGAGCCTTCGCCCGAGGCTCCGTCTCCGAACGGCGCCTCGCCTCCGTCGAGCTGGTCGAGGCCCAGCGGCGAGCCTTCCTCGACCGGGCCGAGGAGGCGCTGCACCTGGCGGACCGGGCGAGGGGGACGTTTCAGGCTCTGGGGCTGGAGGACGAGGCGGCAAAGGCGGGTGGTGCACATGCCACTGCCCTCTCGTACCTGGATCGTGACGAGGAGGCGATCGCGGAGTTCCGAGCACTCCTGCCGGTGCTTTCAAGTCATGAGCGGTGGAACACTTACGTCTCGACGCTGAACGGGATTGGCGCGTGCCTGCTCCGCCTGGGGGCCCGGAAGCTCCGGCGTGAGTATGCCCGTGCCCTTCGTCTCGTGAATCGCGAGGCCCGGCCGGCCGTGCACTCGTTCATCCGCGCCAATCTCGCCAGGACCCTCTATCAGGGAGGCCGCTTCGCCGAGGCTGCACGGGCCTTCGGAGCAGCGGCAACGCTTTTCGCAACGCAAGGCGCCACGGCGGATGAGCTGCAGATGAGCCTCTTCCAGGTAGAGGCGCTGTCGCACCCGGCGCCCCGCGGCGCGGCAAGACGCTTCGAGGACGTCGGCGAAGTCCTTCGTGCCTCGAATGCAGTGGATTCCGACATCCTCCGGTCTCTCGAGGCCGCGCTCGCCGGCGACATCCCTGATGTGGACCTCGTCGCGACGTTGAGGTCCCGGGCTGAGCGGCAGATCGCCACGCGTCTCCGACGAGCCGTCTGA
- a CDS encoding alanine/ornithine racemase family PLP-dependent enzyme, producing MYIRTPRLEIYPDRITQNARSVINLCHFHGVQVAAVTKVACAHPAVVSALVAGGADMVADSRIKNLLSMADAGVDRPLMLLRIPAPSRCTDVVRCANVTLNSNLRTIELLSEAAVMHDCRHQIIVMVDVGDLREGVWPDRAIEIVRGAGKLRNIEVVGLGCNLACYGGVIPTVANMKALIEVRDRCREATGLDLNVLSGGNSANLPLLASGEMPREINHFRIGEAIVLGRNVIDRSPWPGTRQDTFRIVAEVVEVERKPSMPIGDRGQDAFGDMPRFEDRGVHLRAICNLGRQDCVVDGIEPLMPGITVLGGSSDHLILDVEDAEENVKVGDELAFWPGYGALLAASTSPYVQKVVIRG from the coding sequence ATGTACATCCGAACGCCCCGCCTCGAGATCTACCCCGACCGGATCACCCAGAACGCCCGTTCCGTCATCAACCTCTGCCACTTCCACGGCGTGCAGGTCGCGGCGGTGACGAAGGTCGCCTGCGCGCACCCGGCGGTCGTGAGTGCGCTCGTGGCCGGCGGGGCCGACATGGTGGCCGACAGCCGGATCAAGAACCTCCTGTCGATGGCCGACGCCGGCGTCGACCGTCCCCTCATGCTCCTCAGAATCCCGGCTCCGAGCCGGTGCACCGACGTCGTCCGCTGCGCGAACGTCACCCTCAACAGCAACCTGCGCACCATCGAGCTCCTCTCCGAGGCGGCGGTGATGCACGACTGCCGGCACCAGATCATCGTGATGGTCGACGTCGGCGACCTGCGCGAAGGGGTCTGGCCCGACCGCGCCATCGAGATCGTCCGCGGGGCCGGCAAGCTCCGGAACATCGAGGTCGTCGGCCTGGGCTGCAACCTCGCGTGCTACGGGGGGGTCATCCCGACGGTGGCGAACATGAAGGCTCTCATCGAGGTGCGCGACCGCTGTCGCGAGGCGACGGGCCTCGACCTGAACGTCCTCTCGGGCGGCAACAGCGCGAACCTGCCGCTCCTGGCGAGCGGGGAGATGCCGCGGGAGATCAACCATTTCCGCATCGGCGAGGCGATCGTCCTCGGCCGCAACGTCATCGACCGGAGCCCGTGGCCCGGCACCCGTCAGGACACGTTCCGGATCGTCGCCGAGGTCGTCGAGGTGGAGCGGAAGCCCTCGATGCCGATCGGCGATCGCGGGCAGGACGCCTTCGGCGACATGCCCCGGTTCGAGGACCGGGGGGTCCACCTGCGCGCCATCTGCAACCTCGGCCGGCAGGACTGCGTCGTGGACGGCATCGAGCCGCTGATGCCGGGAATCACGGTCCTCGGAGGGTCGAGCGACCACCTCATCCTCGACGTCGAGGACGCGGAGGAGAATGTGAAGGTGGGAGACGAGCTCGCGTTCTGGCCCGGCTACGGAGCGCTCCTGGCGGCGAGCACGAGCCCCTACGTCCAGAAGGTCGTGATTCGCGGATGA
- a CDS encoding IS3 family transposase (programmed frameshift), with protein MKGKRFTEAQIIAVLKEAEAGAAVKDVCRRHGVSEQSFHRWKAKYGGMEISDARRLHGLEDENRRLKHLVADLTLDNQALKAVLFKKMVTPAARRIAVGVMTSEVRISQRRACALVGAWRSTARYESRRKDPAPLVARLRELALARPRGGYRLLGDLLRDEGCVVNHKRLYRIYKSEGLSLPRRRPRKGPRPRQPKLEPVQRANERWSMDFVSDALATGRRFRCLTIVDEGTRESPDVLTDTSISGVRVTRVLDKLKETRGLPAVIVMDNGPEFTSKAMHRWARLNGVRLHFIDPGKPTQNAFVESFNGKLRETCLNLHWFIDLDDARNTIEEWRVDYNEVRPHSSVGRRPPAAYARLLAGTPPTVETEEIAARFPPFPQRYCQGIPPS; from the exons ATGAAGGGAAAGCGGTTTACGGAGGCGCAGATCATCGCGGTGCTCAAGGAGGCTGAGGCCGGCGCCGCGGTGAAGGACGTCTGCCGACGGCACGGAGTCAGCGAGCAGAGCTTCCACCGGTGGAAGGCGAAGTACGGCGGGATGGAGATCAGCGATGCGCGCCGGCTGCATGGCCTCGAGGATGAAAACCGGCGACTGAAGCACCTTGTCGCGGACCTGACGCTGGACAACCAGGCGCTGAAGGCGGTGCTCT TCAAAAAAATGGTGACGCCCGCAGCCCGGCGGATCGCCGTGGGCGTCATGACAAGCGAAGTCCGCATCAGCCAGCGCCGTGCCTGTGCCCTCGTGGGGGCGTGGCGTTCGACGGCGAGGTACGAGTCTCGTCGAAAGGACCCTGCGCCGCTGGTCGCTCGCCTTCGCGAGCTCGCGCTGGCCCGGCCACGAGGCGGCTATCGACTCCTGGGTGACCTCCTGCGCGATGAAGGGTGCGTGGTGAATCACAAGCGGCTCTACCGCATTTACAAGTCGGAGGGTCTTTCTCTCCCGCGACGCCGGCCCCGGAAAGGCCCACGGCCGCGGCAGCCGAAGCTCGAGCCGGTGCAGCGCGCCAACGAGCGCTGGTCGATGGACTTCGTCAGCGACGCGCTGGCCACGGGCCGCCGTTTCCGCTGCCTGACGATCGTCGATGAAGGCACGCGCGAGAGCCCGGATGTCCTGACGGACACCTCGATCTCCGGCGTGAGGGTCACGAGAGTCCTCGACAAACTGAAGGAAACGCGGGGACTTCCGGCCGTCATCGTCATGGACAACGGCCCGGAGTTCACGTCGAAGGCCATGCACCGGTGGGCACGGCTGAACGGTGTTCGGCTTCACTTCATAGATCCGGGCAAGCCCACCCAGAACGCCTTCGTTGAGAGCTTCAACGGCAAGCTTCGCGAAACGTGCCTGAATCTGCACTGGTTCATCGATCTGGACGACGCCCGGAACACCATCGAGGAATGGCGCGTCGACTACAACGAGGTCAGGCCGCACAGCTCCGTGGGAAGGCGTCCCCCGGCGGCCTACGCCCGCCTACTCGCGGGCACACCCCCGACTGTGGAAACCGAGGAAATCGCTGCGCGATTCCCTCCGTTCCCACAGCGCTACTGCCAGGGAATTCCTCCCTCGTAA